The following proteins are encoded in a genomic region of Syntrophorhabdus sp.:
- a CDS encoding response regulator, which produces DIGLKVLLCAEDLVVMADTTQIDQILFNLASNARDAMPKGGTLTIETELAELDGDFVKAHGLGEPGRYALLSVSDTGSGIDEYVKEHIFDPFFTTKATGKGTGLGLPTVYGIVKQHGGYINVYSEKDMGTTFHIYLPAVSSSVEEEAASVQEMKGGGETILIADDDADVRRLMRDVLTKYGYTVIEAVDGEDAIRTYRRHDSVDLVVIDSVMPGKNGREAYEEMRRAGRDMKVLFMSGHTRDIVLDKGIEEGEFDFLSKPLRPTMLLRMVREILDRT; this is translated from the coding sequence AGGATATCGGGCTCAAGGTCCTTCTCTGCGCCGAAGACCTGGTCGTCATGGCGGACACGACCCAGATCGACCAGATACTGTTCAACCTCGCGAGCAACGCCCGGGATGCCATGCCGAAAGGGGGGACTTTGACCATTGAGACGGAGCTCGCGGAACTGGACGGTGATTTCGTAAAGGCCCACGGGCTGGGTGAACCCGGCAGATATGCGCTCCTCTCCGTTTCCGATACCGGTTCGGGTATAGACGAGTATGTGAAGGAACACATCTTCGATCCCTTTTTCACCACCAAGGCGACAGGCAAAGGGACGGGCCTCGGCCTCCCCACCGTGTACGGGATCGTGAAGCAGCACGGGGGATACATCAACGTGTACAGCGAGAAGGACATGGGCACGACCTTTCACATATATCTTCCGGCCGTGTCCTCGTCCGTGGAGGAAGAGGCCGCGTCGGTGCAAGAGATGAAGGGAGGCGGTGAAACGATCCTTATCGCCGATGACGATGCTGACGTGAGACGCCTCATGCGGGATGTGTTGACCAAATACGGTTACACGGTCATTGAGGCCGTTGACGGCGAGGACGCGATTAGGACGTACAGGCGGCACGACAGCGTCGATCTCGTCGTCATAGACTCCGTTATGCCGGGGAAGAACGGCAGGGAAGCATACGAGGAGATGAGAAGGGCCGGCCGGGACATGAAGGTCCTCTTCATGAGCGGTCACACCCGGGACATTGTTCTCGACAAGGGTATCGAGGAAGGGGAATTTGATTTCCTTTCAAAGCCTTTGAGACCGACCATGCTCCTCAGGATGGTAAGAGAGATACTTGACAGGACCTGA